Sequence from the Aquimarina sp. Aq107 genome:
AATCAAACTTAGTTTCTACCAATACAGACCTGTCTTTAAAAACCGCGACTTTTATATGGTCTGCAGGAGTTACTGGTGCGCCTGTAGAAGGTTTGCAAGCAGATACTCTTATACCAAGAGCTAATAGATATAAGGTAAATAAATATAATCAAATTGAAGGTTATAATGATGTATATGCTATTGGGGATATTGCTTTAATGCAAACGGATGAATATCCAAAAGGACATCCTATGGTAGCCCAACCAGCAATACAACAAGGAAATCATCTCGTAAAGAACCTTAAAAGGCAATTAAAAGGAATGCCAATGATTCCTTTTAAGTATTTTGATAAGGGATCTATGGCTACTATTGGTCGTAATAAAGCTGTTGTAGATTTAGGCAAATTCCGTTTTGGAGGATTTTTCGCTTGGTTTGTTTGGATGTTTATACACTTATGGTTTTTAGTCGGTTTTAGAAATCGTTTTGTTACGTTTTTTAATTGGACGTATAACTATATTAATTATGATAAAGCTGCAAGACTTATAGTAAGACCTTTTAAGAATAAAAAAGAAAATGAAGTAGAACGAGTGTAATTATATCTAAAAATCTTACTCTAATACTGATTAAATAGCTTAGAAGGTAAATTTTTAAGTTCTTCTCTAGTAATTTTTTCTCCTTCGGTTGGTGGTTTAATATCTATAGTATCCGAAGAAAGTAACTGAATTTTGTGAAAACGGACTGTTTTCTTTCCTTCTTTTAATTCTAGAATAAGTCCAGGTAATCCATAATATCCTTTTGGACCATGATTAGCTATAATCTCTTTAGTGTACCAAGCCTCTACCCTTTTATCTGAGTTGTTTAGTACAGCTTTATAACATACATATTGCTTAACTTTTTTTGTCTCTTTCGTTAATGTCCAACGTAAATCTATTAGCTTTTCCTCTATCAAAAACTTTCTACCTCTTTGATCAAATTCATAAATCTTTAACGAACTGATTTTTTGATCTTTCTTATGATTTATATAAATAATTTCCGAATTATTATAATTAACCCGTTCATCTACAAATTCGCGGCCTGTTTTATTTGTTCTGGTATAGGATACAGTATCATTACTAACTTTATCTTGTGGATAGTACAATGAATTTTCATTCTTGATTTTTAAAACAGTAACGAAATCATATGCTGGAATATCCAAAGATTTCTTCTTAGTTTCTTTAAAAATTTTCATAGAGTGAGCAGACATTTTATCTGCTTGTTCCTGTATCATTTGACGAAATATATCGGTAGAATCTTTATCCTTGTCAGCAATACTAGCAGCTTTGATTCTTTTTATTTCATCCATATAAACTTTAAAGTGTTCTGTATCCATCGGTGCATGACGCCTCGAAATCTGAGCAGGTTTTCTTTTCTCTTTATAAAACACAGTAATCTCCTGACTTTTTCCTGAAAAGGAAATAAAGAAAACGATTATGAGTAGTTTAGTTTTCATCAGTTTCTAATTTATATTATAAACTATAGTATATATCTAAGTGTTATATTCTTTAAAAATGTTACCCTTTAATACTTATAAATTACCTGTAACATCTATTTTATATTCAAAAAAATCAATCAATGTTCATTAAAAAGTAACATTGGAATATCTTCTAATTCTTCTCTAGTAATTTTTTCTCCTGTATTCGGTGGTTTTACTTTAAAGCCGTCTAGTGTATAAAGTATTCTATCTATAACGATAATTGCATCGTCCTCCACCACTTTTACTATTAATCCCGGTAAGCCCCAATATCCAGCTGGACCAAATGAACTATCTATATCTTCTGTATACCATACTTCTACAGGTTTTTGGTTTTTAGTAGTATATACCCCGTAAGATCCGGTAAATTCTTTTTTTAACGATTTAAACAATAATGCTTTTTTACAAGTATACCCAAACATTTTTTTGGTTTCATTGGTTTTTTTCCAATTTAATTTAGATAACTTTTCTTCAATTAAATATTCTTTTCCATACGCATATTCAACACTTGATTTTTTCTTTTTACGCTTGTTGACATACACAACTTTATACTCTTTTTCTGATGTTTCTCTACTTATAAAAACTCGCTTACCTCCTTTCCCATAAGTAACTGAATTATTTATTGTGTCATTATATTGTCGTTGTATAGGATAATAGATTGACTTACTACCATCTATTCTCAGTACACTATTATATTGATAACTTTTCAATTCATTACTATGGTCTTTGGCTTTATCTCTTATCAAGGACATATCATCCTCTGTTCTTGGAATAATATCTAACATAGAAGATCTTAACTGACGATAATTTGCTTTTCTTGCTTCGTTATAAAAAACAGTAAATTCTTGCGCATAATTCCCCATACACGCAAATAGAAGAATTGATAATAAAAGGATAGTTTTCATAAAGAGATTTGTAAACAAAAAACAAAACTAAGAAATTAGTTGAATCATTCAACTAATTTCTTAGTTTATTTTTCAGTGTCATTTTTCTCATAAATAACATTCCATCCTCTTATTTCGACAGTTGGGTTATATTCAATTTTATCATCTGATTTTTTGATTCAATTTTGGTGTATCAATTAAAAACAACAAAAGAACAGATGAGATCATTATTAACCGTAATTTTATTACTTGCCGTATCATTTTCACACGCGCAAACTACTATTTCAGGAACCGTTACAGAACCATCTGGTGTTCCTATTCCTGGAGCAAATATTTATTTAGACGGTACCTACGACGGGGCATCAACAACAGATGATGGCACATTCACTTTTACAACCTCCGAAACGGGAGAACAAATGTTGATTGTATCTTTTCTTTCTTTCGAAACTTATGTATTCAGTGCCTCTGTAAACAAAATGAAAGATCTAAAAATAGTACTAAAAGAAGATGTAAATTCTTTAGGAAGCGTTATTCTTAACGCAGGTACTTTTTCTGCAGGAGACAATAGTAAAGCATCAGTATTGACTCCCTTGGATATTGTTACTACCGCAGGAGCAGCCGGAGATTATATTGGCGCCTTTCAAACCTTACCAGGAACTTCTACAGTGGCAGAGGATGGTCGACTATTTGTAAGAGGTGGTGATGCTAATGAAGCTAATGTTTACATTGATGGTTTAAGAGTCTTTCAACCTTTTTCAGCAACAGCTAATAATATTCCTACTCGTGGTCGCTTCTCTCCTTTTCTATTTAAAGGTACCAATTTTTCTACTGGTGGGTATTCTGCAGAATATGGAGATGCTTTATCTAGTGTATTACTTTTAAATACCATTAATGAACCCGAACAAGAAAAAACAGATTTATCTTTTATAACTGTAGGTCTTGGTGTAGGAAACACACAAAAATGGGAGAAAAACTCCTTAAGTATCAACGCATTTTATCTTAATCTAAAACCATATCAGGAAATCATTTCTCAACGTGTAGATTGGATTAAACCTTTCGAGTCACTGTCAGGTGAAGCTGTTTATAGACATCAATTTAATAATGGTTTATTCAAATTATACGGAGGCATAAATTACGCTGATTTCCAATTAATTCAGGAAGATATTAACAGACCTGAAGGAATAAACTTTGGACTTACTAATAGAAATCTATATCTAAATGCCTCTTATAAAGGTGATCTAAGAAATGATTGGACATTAGCTACTGGAGCAAGTTTTGCCAATGATCACAATGACATAAAAATTGAAGAAACTAATGTTGATAATGATGACAATAGTGCACATCTCAAAATAAAACTAAGAAAAAGATTTAGCAACCGATTTAAACTAAGTTTTGGAGCAGAACAATTCTTAGGTAATTTTAAAGAAGAAGTAAATGCTCAATCCTTTGGAAATTTTCAGAGTAGTTTTAAAAATAACAGTACTGCTGCTTTTTCTGAAGCTAATGTGTTTTTCAACAAAAAATTAGCAATGCAGGTCGGATTACGGGCTACTCACAATGCTTTACTTGATGTTACGAAGATATCCCCTAGGGCTTCTTTAGCATATAAAATTGCAGATAAATCTCAAATTTCTTTAGCATATGGAGATTTTTACCAAACGCCTCAGCAAGATGTCCTTAAATATAATAGTTCATTAGACCCAGAAAAGTCATCACATTATATTCTTAACTACTTGTACCAAAATGATGGAAGAACCTTACGAGCAGAAGGGTATTATAAAAGTTATAACAGTTTAGTCAAATTCGATACTGATTTACCAGAATTTGATAGTTTTTACAACAACAATGGAGATGGATACGCGGCTGGATTGGACCTTTATTGGAGAGACAATAAATCTATTAAGAATTTCGAATATTGGGCGAGTTACTCCTATTTGGATACAAAGAGAAATTATAGAAATTACCCAGAACGTGCTACTCCAAATTTTGCCGCAAAACATAATCTATCGGTAGTTGGAAAATATTGGGCTAAAGATTGGAAATCTTTAATCAGTGCGACCTATAATTTTGCTTCTGGACGTCCATACACGGATCCAAATACAATTAACTTTTTAGGCGAAAAGACAAAGACATTTAATTCTTTAAATATGAGTTGGGCTTATCTAATTAGTCAACAAAAGATTTTATTTGTATCAGTATCTAATGTGCTAGGTTTTGACAATATATTTAACTATCAATATGCCAATACTCCTAACATTAATGGTGACTTTGCTAGACGTGCTATTAGACCAACTGCTGATCGTTTCTTTATAGTCGGTTTCTTTTGGACAATCAGTGATAATAAAAACGATAATCAATTAGATAATCTGTAATACAATTCATCACAAAAAAACTACAGTTCGGTATTATTTAATTCCAAAACACACCCTATTAAAGGATCTTTACAATGTAAAACAAAACAACCAATACTATGAAAACATTAATTATTATACTTAGCATTTTTACAATTACAACTACCACTGCTCAATCGGCCTATGAAAAAGGAATGGGAAAAGCTTTTGAACTTTGGGGAAACCAAAAAAATGATGAAGCTGCCAATTTATTCGAAAGAATTGGTAAAGCAGAAAAAGACAACTGGCTACCATTTTATTATGCTGCTCAGATCCATATCGTAAAAACGTTTGGAACTAAAAATGCAGAAGAAGTAGAGTCTCGTCTTACAAAAGCCCAAGATTACCTTAATCAAGCCAAAACTTTTTCTAAGAATAACGCAGAAATCCTAATTATGGAAGCAATGTTAAATACTGCATACGTAGTATATGATGGAGCAAAATATGGAATGACACATTCTGCCAAAGTTGAGGAGTTATATCAAAAAGCAAAGATTATTGAACCTGAAAACCCAAGAGCAATATTATATCACGCAGAATGGCAAATGGGAGCAGCAAAATTCTGGGGTAAAGACCCAAAAGCCTTTTGTCCTGAAGTAGAAAAAGCTATCTTGTACTTTGAAACGGCGTCTTCTGCGATACCTTTTTATCCAAGTTGGGGAAAAGATCAGATAGCAAGAATACAAGAAAATTGTAAATCATAAATAAAACAATATTTAGCATATATGAATACCCTAAAAGACATAAAGTTTGTTGTAATTGTTTCTCTAGTAATTTCATTAGTAGTTGCTGTATTAAATTTATTAACTAATGGTTTTAAATTCGAAGAGGTTTTTACAATCTCATGGTTTGGGATCAACTTTATGTATAGTTTCTTTTTATGCTATATAAACACTGTATATTTTAGATTTATCAACTATAAATTCGAATGGAAAAACAAAGGAGTTAAAAGAATTGTAATTGGTGCAGGAGGTTCTATTATCGTTACTATGATAGGATTTGCAATTTGCGAATTTGTAGCAACGGTTATTATTCTAGAAAGACAAACCATAGAGGAGTTTTTAGCTGATCAATCGTTTAGAGATTATATTTTTCCTTTATTATTTACCACAGTAATTTCCTTATTCTTTCATGCAATGTATTTCTACAAAGCACTACAAGAGAAAAAGGTAACTGAACAAAAAATAATCGCAGGAACAGCATCAGCAAAGTTTGATGCGCTAAAAAATCAGCTTGATCCACATTTTTTATTTAATAGTTTAAATGTGCTAACATCATTGATTGATGAAAACCCAAGAATGGCTCAGAAGTTTACCACCTCATTATCTAAGGTGTATCGATATGTTTTAGAACAAAAAGATAAAGAATTAGTAACTGTAGATGAAGAATTAAAATTTGCAAAAACATATATGACCTTACTAAAATTAAGGTTTGAGGATAGTATCATTTTTGAAATGCCAGAATCTGCCGGTAATTCTGAAGCAAAGGTAGTACCACTATCATTACAGATTTTATTAGAAAATACGATCAAACATAATGTAGTTATGCCAGATAGGCCTCTGCATATAAAAATTTATGAGGACGATGGTTTTCTAATTGTAGAAAACAACTTACAACCTAAAGAAGTTATAAAGCAAAGTAGCGGTGTAGGTTTAGGAAATGTGCAACAACGATACGGATTACTAACTAAAAGAGAGTTTTCGGTATTCAAGACAGAAACAGCTTTCATTGCAAAGCTTCCAATATTAACAAAAAAAATAACATCAATCGATATGACAGCATCACAGAATATAGAAATCGTTAAAGATTTAAAATATAAAAGAGCGAAAGACAGAGTTAAAAAAATGAAAGAATTCTACGGAAGTCTAACAGCATATTGCATCGTAATTCCTTTTTTAATATTTATAAATTATAGAACTACAGGTTTTGGCCTTCCTTGGTTTATTTTTCCGATGGCCGGATGGGGATTAGGATTACTTTTCCATTATGCAGAGGCTTTTGACCATCATCCAATATTTGGTAAAGATTGGGAGAAGAAAAAAATTAGAAAATATATGGACGAATCTAATCGAAGAAATTATGAATGATAATGATAAAAGAAAAGCATATAACAGTGCTAAAAAAAGAGTCAAGGAGGAACGAAGTTTTTTTTCACACGTCGCAGTGTATGTGGTAATGAATATAATAATCATAATTTTTAAAATAAAAATTGGAGATTATGTAAATAGTGAAAATTATGACAATTACCTGCCATGGAATCTATTTAGTGCTCCGATATTATGGGGAATTGGTTTACTGGCTCACGGATTATGGACATTCAGAGGAAAAAATGGATTAGGAAAATTATTTAGTAAATCCATCTTTGGTAAAGAATGGGAAGAACAAAAGATTGAAGAATTTATGAACAAGAAGAATGACATCTAAACAAATGGAAAATTCTGAATTACATAAAAGATATTCTAAAGCAAAAAAGAGAGTTCAAGACGAACGATCTTTCTTTACACACCTTGCCTTGTATATAGTAATTAATATGGTGATTACTTATATAATTTTACAACTAAAACACCATATATATGACGGATATTTATTTTTAAACCTAATTAGTTCTCCTGTCATTTGGGGAATATTCTTACTTGGACACGGGCTATGGGTTTTTGGAAATAAAGATGTATTAAGAAAAGCATCAAAACCATCTTTTTTAAGCAAGAAATGGGAAGAAAAAAAGATTGAAGAACTGATGCAAGAAAATAACTAATTCAAAAAAATATAACATGGAAAACTTAGAACGACAAACAAAATATAGAAGAGCAAAAAAGAGAGTCCAAGAAGAAAAAGGTTTTTATAGCCATTTTACAGCTTATGTAATTGTAAATGTTTTTCTACTTCTGATCAACTCAGATTTCATAGATGAAGGATTTAATAATTGGCTAAATTGGAATTTATACATTACTCCATTTTTCTGGGGAATTGGTTTATTCTTTCACTGGGTGAAGGTTTTTAATCCTAACATAATTTTCAGTAAACAATGGGAAGAGCGAAAAATCAAAGAGATTATCAGAAAAGATAATACTACAGATTATTTCTAAAAACTAATAAACTTAAGGCTATTCATCATGCTAAATTCTGAAGAAAATAAACGATATGAAAGTGCTAAAAAAAGAGTAGATGATGAGCGAGGGTTTTATACACATCTAACCTTCTATATTGTAATTAATATAGTGATATTAATAATCAATACCAATTTTGCTAGTCAAGGGTTTAAAAACTGGTTGCAGTGGCACTTATATATTACCCCAATACTTTGGGGAATAGGATTATTGTTTCATGGATTAAAGGTTTTTAAACATAATTTCATTTTTGGAAAGAACTGGGAAGAACGAAAAATCAAGGAACTAATGGACGAAGAAGATACACCAGATGTATCATAACATCAATCAAAACTAACACTAAAAACTAATCATAATGAAAGATTTCGAAGAACAAAAAAGATACGAACGCGCAAAAGAACGAGTAGACGAACTAAAGAAATTTTATAACAATCTCTTTACTTACATTATCATTATTGGACTTCTTGCAGGGATAAATTATTACACTAATGAATGGCGTTATGCCTGGTTCTTATGGGCTGCATTTGGTTGGGGAATAGGTTTGGCTTTTCATGCTGTTAAAGCATATAGAATTAATCCTATGTTTGATAAAGATTGGGAGGAACGTAGAATCAGAAAATATATGGATGAAGAAGATAAAGAAAAACAACTTTGGGAATAATTGATTTTTTAGATCGTGTTTCCCATAATTACAAAAGGATTTAATACAATAAGAATTCTAATAATCTTTTTAAAGATCAATCAAAATGAAAACACTTATTCATCTAATTATATTATTCTTTATCAGCTTACTTAGTAATGCTCAAGAATCTTTTATCATTAAAGATGTAACCATTTTTGATGGTGAGAAAGTGATCCCAAAAACATCCATCCTTATAGAAAACGGAGCTATTTCCAAAATTGCTAAATCAATAAATCGCAACGCTACAGTTATTAATGGAAATGGTAAATTCTTAATGCCTGCAATGACTAATTGCCATGTACATGCTTGGGGAATTCCTATTTTACAACAAGCTGTAGAAGCTGGTGTATTTAATCTATTAGATATGCATGGTGTTGAACCTTACCAAGGGATGATGAAAACATATAGAGATTCTACAAATTATGCTCGTTTCTTTGTAGCCGGATATGCTGCCACCGCGCCAGATGGACACGGAACGCAATATGGTTTTCCTGTTCCTACCCTCACTAAACCTGAGGATGCAATTAAATATATAGCAGATAGAGTAAAAGCGGGTGTAGACCACATTAAAATAATTGTAGAACCATGGAAACCTACATTATCCCACGAAACCGTTAAATCGATTATTGATGAAGGTCATAAGAACAAAAAAAAGGTGGTAGTACATGTTTCTAAAATGAATGACGGATATCAAGTTCTAAATAATAATGCCGATGGATTAGTCCATATCTGGAGAGATACTCCAATGCCAGAAGATCAGTTACAACAATTAGTAAAAGAAAAAGATTTTTTTGTAATCCCTACACTTCTGGTTTCCATAGAAGTTCAAAAGAAACGAAAAAATAAAACTGCTGAAGAAACTGCAAAAATGGAAGTGTTTTTGAAAAAAGAAGTAAAACGATTACACGATGCAGGAGTCCCTATTTTAGCAGGAACTGATCCTCCAAATGTGGATATTAACTATGGAACCGATCTTTATAAAGAATTAATTTTAATGTCTGAAGCAGGTATACCAAATGAAGAAGTCTTAAAAGGAGCTACCTCATTACCAGCAGATAAATTTAAACTAGGAAAAATAGGATATATAAAAGAAGGGTATATTGCTGATCTTTTATTATTAGATAAAAACCCAATAGAAGATATTACACATATAAATACGATGGTATCTATGTGGAAAGCTGGAAAAAAAGTACAAACAAAAAAGTAATTTTAATTAAACTATGAACGTAATAATAATCGAAGACGAAAAACCTGCTGCTAGAAGACTAGGACGTATGCTAGATGATCTAGGTATTAAGATCAATACAATGCTTCATTCTGTTAGTGAATCTATTGAATGGTTTAGTAATAATGAACATCCTGATTTGATATTTTTAGATATCCAATTAAGTGATGGGTTATCGTTCGAGATTTTTGATGCAATTGCAATCAAAAGTTCAATTATTTTTACAACTGCCTATGATGAATACGCATTAAAAGCCTTTAAATTAAACAGCATTGATTATCTACTAAAACCAATTGATGACGAGGAATTAGAAACAGCTGTAAAAAAATATAAAGATCAAGCATCACCAAATCAATCAATTCAAGTAGATTTTGAAGATATCAAAAAACTGTTGGTCAATCCAATAGATAGAGTCTATAAAAAGCGTTTTACTGCGCGTGTGGGTCAGCATCTTAAAATATTTTCTGTAGAAGATATCGAATGCTTTTATTCAGAAAACAAAGGAACATACCTTCATACAAAAGAAAATAGAAATTATCTTATTGACACTACTTTAGAATCTCTAGAAGACGAATTAAATCCACAGCAATTTTATAGAGTGAATCGCAAATTCTATGTAAATATAAATGCGATAAAAGACATCATCTCGTATACCAATTCTAGATTACAAATCAAACTAAACCATTTTAATGAACAAGAAATCATTGTCGCCAGAGAACGTGTTAAAGATTTTAAAGATTGGTTGGAGTAGACAAAAAAAGCCTTAAGATTTAAAAATCTTAAGGCTTTTGGGAAAATAATAATAAATAAAACTACAATTATTCTTCTATATCGCTACAATTCCTTGTGTATTTGTATCTGGAAGATTACCTGACTCTTCACCTATTGGGCTAAGTGTTTGTCCATTAACTCCAAAGATTCCAATAGTACCATCTAATCCATATAACTGGTATAAGAAAGCTCCATCATCAGAAATCCACATATCAATCCATCCTTCTGTAGTTCCAAATGCAGCACCAGGATCTGTAGTATTACCTGTAGCTCCTACACCTTGAGCAGCTGTTTGATCTAACAAGGTTACGACACCGTTATTAAAGCTAAAGGATGCCAGACCAGCTTCTATAGCATTTGATACGAAAAACGTATTTCCATCTGATGTAAAATCTAACCAGCAAGCCGTTCTTCCTGTGTTTCCTTCTCCCGATCGAACATCTAAGTTAACATCTACTAATTGATCTCCATCAATTCTCCATGTAGAAACCGAACCATCTTGTAATGCTGGAAATGCTGGTGGTGCTCCATTATATTGAAATTCTCTAGCCTCAGTAACAACCGCATATAATTCTCCATCTGTTCCTCTAACAATCTGAGATCCAATTGCTGAAGGAAGATTTCTTTGTTCTGTATTTCCTCTTAAAGTAGAAGTAGTGCCATCTAATCTAGTAAGTGAACCTCCATTAATACCAAATAAAACCACCTCATCTTGATTACCCACTGCAGTACTCCCAGTTCCTAAATTATCTGTAGCGCCTACATCTAAACCTGCAGCTCCCGCATTAATAGAAGCAACAATCGCATACTCTCCACCAGGAGCAATATATACACAAGACGGTCTGTTATCTAGATTAACAGAAGCTCCAGCA
This genomic interval carries:
- a CDS encoding GLPGLI family protein, with the protein product MKTKLLIIVFFISFSGKSQEITVFYKEKRKPAQISRRHAPMDTEHFKVYMDEIKRIKAASIADKDKDSTDIFRQMIQEQADKMSAHSMKIFKETKKKSLDIPAYDFVTVLKIKNENSLYYPQDKVSNDTVSYTRTNKTGREFVDERVNYNNSEIIYINHKKDQKISSLKIYEFDQRGRKFLIEEKLIDLRWTLTKETKKVKQYVCYKAVLNNSDKRVEAWYTKEIIANHGPKGYYGLPGLILELKEGKKTVRFHKIQLLSSDTIDIKPPTEGEKITREELKNLPSKLFNQY
- a CDS encoding GLPGLI family protein, translated to MKTILLLSILLFACMGNYAQEFTVFYNEARKANYRQLRSSMLDIIPRTEDDMSLIRDKAKDHSNELKSYQYNSVLRIDGSKSIYYPIQRQYNDTINNSVTYGKGGKRVFISRETSEKEYKVVYVNKRKKKKSSVEYAYGKEYLIEEKLSKLNWKKTNETKKMFGYTCKKALLFKSLKKEFTGSYGVYTTKNQKPVEVWYTEDIDSSFGPAGYWGLPGLIVKVVEDDAIIVIDRILYTLDGFKVKPPNTGEKITREELEDIPMLLFNEH
- a CDS encoding TonB-dependent receptor domain-containing protein, which translates into the protein MRSLLTVILLLAVSFSHAQTTISGTVTEPSGVPIPGANIYLDGTYDGASTTDDGTFTFTTSETGEQMLIVSFLSFETYVFSASVNKMKDLKIVLKEDVNSLGSVILNAGTFSAGDNSKASVLTPLDIVTTAGAAGDYIGAFQTLPGTSTVAEDGRLFVRGGDANEANVYIDGLRVFQPFSATANNIPTRGRFSPFLFKGTNFSTGGYSAEYGDALSSVLLLNTINEPEQEKTDLSFITVGLGVGNTQKWEKNSLSINAFYLNLKPYQEIISQRVDWIKPFESLSGEAVYRHQFNNGLFKLYGGINYADFQLIQEDINRPEGINFGLTNRNLYLNASYKGDLRNDWTLATGASFANDHNDIKIEETNVDNDDNSAHLKIKLRKRFSNRFKLSFGAEQFLGNFKEEVNAQSFGNFQSSFKNNSTAAFSEANVFFNKKLAMQVGLRATHNALLDVTKISPRASLAYKIADKSQISLAYGDFYQTPQQDVLKYNSSLDPEKSSHYILNYLYQNDGRTLRAEGYYKSYNSLVKFDTDLPEFDSFYNNNGDGYAAGLDLYWRDNKSIKNFEYWASYSYLDTKRNYRNYPERATPNFAAKHNLSVVGKYWAKDWKSLISATYNFASGRPYTDPNTINFLGEKTKTFNSLNMSWAYLISQQKILFVSVSNVLGFDNIFNYQYANTPNINGDFARRAIRPTADRFFIVGFFWTISDNKNDNQLDNL
- a CDS encoding 2TM domain-containing protein — protein: MNTLKDIKFVVIVSLVISLVVAVLNLLTNGFKFEEVFTISWFGINFMYSFFLCYINTVYFRFINYKFEWKNKGVKRIVIGAGGSIIVTMIGFAICEFVATVIILERQTIEEFLADQSFRDYIFPLLFTTVISLFFHAMYFYKALQEKKVTEQKIIAGTASAKFDALKNQLDPHFLFNSLNVLTSLIDENPRMAQKFTTSLSKVYRYVLEQKDKELVTVDEELKFAKTYMTLLKLRFEDSIIFEMPESAGNSEAKVVPLSLQILLENTIKHNVVMPDRPLHIKIYEDDGFLIVENNLQPKEVIKQSSGVGLGNVQQRYGLLTKREFSVFKTETAFIAKLPILTKKITSIDMTASQNIEIVKDLKYKRAKDRVKKMKEFYGSLTAYCIVIPFLIFINYRTTGFGLPWFIFPMAGWGLGLLFHYAEAFDHHPIFGKDWEKKKIRKYMDESNRRNYE
- a CDS encoding 2TM domain-containing protein, which gives rise to MNDNDKRKAYNSAKKRVKEERSFFSHVAVYVVMNIIIIIFKIKIGDYVNSENYDNYLPWNLFSAPILWGIGLLAHGLWTFRGKNGLGKLFSKSIFGKEWEEQKIEEFMNKKNDI
- a CDS encoding 2TM domain-containing protein, with the protein product MTSKQMENSELHKRYSKAKKRVQDERSFFTHLALYIVINMVITYIILQLKHHIYDGYLFLNLISSPVIWGIFLLGHGLWVFGNKDVLRKASKPSFLSKKWEEKKIEELMQENN
- a CDS encoding 2TM domain-containing protein, translated to MENLERQTKYRRAKKRVQEEKGFYSHFTAYVIVNVFLLLINSDFIDEGFNNWLNWNLYITPFFWGIGLFFHWVKVFNPNIIFSKQWEERKIKEIIRKDNTTDYF
- a CDS encoding 2TM domain-containing protein — translated: MLNSEENKRYESAKKRVDDERGFYTHLTFYIVINIVILIINTNFASQGFKNWLQWHLYITPILWGIGLLFHGLKVFKHNFIFGKNWEERKIKELMDEEDTPDVS
- a CDS encoding 2TM domain-containing protein gives rise to the protein MKDFEEQKRYERAKERVDELKKFYNNLFTYIIIIGLLAGINYYTNEWRYAWFLWAAFGWGIGLAFHAVKAYRINPMFDKDWEERRIRKYMDEEDKEKQLWE
- a CDS encoding amidohydrolase family protein, coding for MKTLIHLIILFFISLLSNAQESFIIKDVTIFDGEKVIPKTSILIENGAISKIAKSINRNATVINGNGKFLMPAMTNCHVHAWGIPILQQAVEAGVFNLLDMHGVEPYQGMMKTYRDSTNYARFFVAGYAATAPDGHGTQYGFPVPTLTKPEDAIKYIADRVKAGVDHIKIIVEPWKPTLSHETVKSIIDEGHKNKKKVVVHVSKMNDGYQVLNNNADGLVHIWRDTPMPEDQLQQLVKEKDFFVIPTLLVSIEVQKKRKNKTAEETAKMEVFLKKEVKRLHDAGVPILAGTDPPNVDINYGTDLYKELILMSEAGIPNEEVLKGATSLPADKFKLGKIGYIKEGYIADLLLLDKNPIEDITHINTMVSMWKAGKKVQTKK
- a CDS encoding LytTR family DNA-binding domain-containing protein; the protein is MNVIIIEDEKPAARRLGRMLDDLGIKINTMLHSVSESIEWFSNNEHPDLIFLDIQLSDGLSFEIFDAIAIKSSIIFTTAYDEYALKAFKLNSIDYLLKPIDDEELETAVKKYKDQASPNQSIQVDFEDIKKLLVNPIDRVYKKRFTARVGQHLKIFSVEDIECFYSENKGTYLHTKENRNYLIDTTLESLEDELNPQQFYRVNRKFYVNINAIKDIISYTNSRLQIKLNHFNEQEIIVARERVKDFKDWLE